Proteins encoded together in one Microplitis mediator isolate UGA2020A chromosome 7, iyMicMedi2.1, whole genome shotgun sequence window:
- the LOC130671756 gene encoding uncharacterized protein LOC130671756 — protein MKLSVLLLTLATLSSSSEISSDDFLRRAASQLDRLSVYKQTKRDTKNQLESIAQYESLRTITNKNDKRKGDNFEINSDLGQAQEILLNEDAMRRIDELATNAYKLYNDPNYEAIMRERIKRSGSGDFISGIAGSVLNGVTGLSGGSSSGSSGGGHAYDSYGAPVQPYEKPFSIWDFKKAIINTVIQAVKAIAGSAIAFKGHLIKGGGFVVQTAGRVISSGGEAAASLGSQLASSALIAQSSPVAHSPPTGYSYNPPQQHDYSYDGPPPSHDSYNSPESYNNGHYDAANDGPGNEAGLLLIKPTKSTQPLLHNEDPRSNGDSYQPQPEHSDPPGPLPLQETSTKTAQLTKLIGLITGTIGSPVHSNNNHHTNNNNDNYQVEHKDQDQPTAHTHALNHPISYQTGHDQNHQSSGQPQVDYGSPGYQTALAHQQIQSLINPYLGVPINPPTSFKDQSFDYAMSSDALKIPILNQNINNHNEIDALMAIGPTGYANSNFEIVPSVQIADWSRSIMIPRLKKYQRRHIYENSADRFRNKAYSNKRSKIYYMF, from the exons ATGAAG ctgTCAGTATTATTACTGACCCTCGCAACTCTATCGTCCTCATCGGAAATATCAAGCGATGATTTTTTGAGACGAGCTGCCTCACAGTTAGATCGTCTGTCAGTCTACAAACAGACAAAACGGGACACGAAGAACCAACTTGAGTCGATTGCACAGTACGAGAGCTTACGTACTATCACGAATAAAAATGACAAGAGAAAGGGAGAtaactttgaaataaattcgGACTTAGGTCAAGCTCAAGAGATACTTCTTAACGAGGATGCCATGAGAAGGATCGATGAGCTTGCCACTAATGCTTACAAGCTTTATAACGACCCCAATTACGAGGCAATCATGCGAGAGAGGATAAAGAGATCAGGTAGTGGAGATTTTATATCTGGAATTGCTGGTTCCGTATTAAATGGAGTTACTGGATTATCTGGAGGGTCCAGTAGTGGCAGCAGTGGTGGTGGTCATGCCTACGACTCTTATGGCGCACCCGTCCAACCt TACGAGAAGCCTTTCAGTATCTGGGACTTCAAAAAAGCCATTATAAATACCGTAATCCAAGCGGTAAAAGCAATAGCAGGTAGCGCTATTGCGTTTAAAGGTCACCTGATCAAAGGCGGCGGTTTCGTCGTTCAAACCGCCGGAAGAGTTATTTCTTCAGGAGGCGAAGCCGCAGCTTCGTTAGGCTCCCAGTTGGCCAGTAGTGCACTCATCGCCCAATCTTCGCCGGTAGCTCACAGCCCTCCCACTGGATACTCTTATAATCCACCTCAGCAACATG attATTCTTATGACGGGCCTCCACCAAGTCATGACTCGTACAATTCACCCGAGAGTTATAACAACGGCCATTATGACGCAGCCAACG ACGGCCCAGGGAATGAGGCAGGTTTGCTGTTAATCAAACCAACAAAATCAACTCAGCCATTGCTACATAACGAAGATCCACGAAGTAATGGCGATAGTTATCAACCCCAGCCTGAACACTCGGATCCTCCAGGTCCACTGCCGCTTCAAGAAACTTCAACAAAAACCGCTCAATTAACAAAACTTATTGGACTGATCACCGGAACTATAGGATCTCCAGTTCACtctaataataatcatcacacaaataataataatgataactatCAAGTAGAGCACAAAGATCAAGATCAACCTACTGCGCATACTCACGCACTGAATCACCCGATCAGTTACCAAACCGGCCATGACCAAAATCATCAAAGTTCCGGCCAGCCTCAAGTTGACTATGGAAGTCCAGGATATCAAACAGCGTTAGCGCATCAGCAAATCCAGTCACTGATAAATCCGTATCTCGGTGTGCCCATAAACCCGCCGACAAGTTTCAAAGATCAAAGTTTTGACTACGCGATGTCTTCGGACGCCTTGAAAATTCCGATTctcaatcaaaatattaataatcacaATGAAATTGATGCCTTGATGGCAATCGGGCCAACGGGATATGCGAACTCTAATTTCGAAATAGTCCCGAGTGTGCAGATCGCCGATTGGTCGAGGTCAATTATGATTCCTAGGCTCAAAAAGTACCAACGTCgtcatatttatgaaaatagcGCTGATAGATTTAGAAATAAAGCATACAGTAACAAACGTTCGAAAATATATTACATGTTTTAA